From Methanomicrobiales archaeon HGW-Methanomicrobiales-1, a single genomic window includes:
- a CDS encoding ribonuclease J, with protein sequence MEIEIIAVGGYDEVGRNMTAVRCGKEIVIFDMGLRLDQLMIHEDVEVDEMHSLDLIKIKAIPDDTVLQKVEGTVKAIVCSHGHLDHIGAIPKLAHRYNAPIIATPYATELIRQQIAGEKKFDAKNKLFALPAGQRYTISPHLILEFVRTQHSIIDTVTPVLHTPHGAIVYACDFKFDRTPILGHPPDFARFRQLGKEGVLALIVESTYIHRPGRCPSERIARDLVREVITSFEDDKNAIIVSTFSSHISRVKSIAECAHEIGRKPVFLGRSMEKYSVTAEQMKLVSFPETASVYGNRRTVDRMMRRMMKEGKEQFLPIVTGHQGEPGSILTRLAAGDTPYQLAKGDKVLFSANVIPNPMNVGNRYVIEQQLKMAGARIFTDLHVSGHAYREDHYEFLDMLKPQHIIPAHADMKMTAGYADFASDLGYTLDNDVHLMRNGQRLRIK encoded by the coding sequence ATGGAAATAGAAATTATAGCCGTGGGCGGATACGACGAAGTCGGGCGGAACATGACCGCTGTCCGCTGCGGAAAGGAAATTGTCATTTTTGACATGGGGCTCCGCCTCGACCAGCTGATGATCCACGAGGACGTGGAAGTTGACGAGATGCATTCCCTTGACCTGATCAAGATCAAGGCGATCCCGGACGATACCGTGCTGCAAAAGGTCGAAGGCACCGTGAAGGCGATTGTCTGTTCACACGGGCACCTGGACCATATCGGGGCCATCCCGAAGCTTGCACACCGGTACAATGCGCCCATCATTGCAACTCCCTATGCAACGGAATTAATCCGCCAGCAGATTGCAGGTGAAAAGAAATTTGATGCGAAGAACAAGCTCTTCGCACTCCCGGCCGGGCAGCGGTATACAATTTCCCCGCACCTCATTCTGGAATTTGTGCGCACGCAGCACTCGATCATCGATACCGTAACACCGGTGCTTCACACCCCTCACGGTGCGATCGTCTATGCCTGTGACTTCAAGTTCGACCGGACGCCAATATTAGGCCATCCCCCGGATTTTGCCCGCTTCCGGCAGCTCGGGAAGGAAGGGGTGCTTGCCCTCATCGTGGAAAGCACCTACATCCATCGCCCGGGCCGGTGCCCCAGCGAGCGGATCGCCCGGGATCTTGTACGGGAGGTCATTACCAGTTTCGAAGATGACAAGAATGCGATCATCGTATCGACGTTCTCGTCACATATCTCCCGGGTGAAATCCATTGCGGAATGTGCCCATGAGATCGGCCGTAAGCCGGTCTTTCTCGGGCGCTCAATGGAGAAATATTCCGTTACCGCAGAACAGATGAAACTGGTCTCATTCCCGGAGACGGCAAGTGTGTACGGGAACCGGAGGACCGTTGATCGGATGATGCGGCGAATGATGAAAGAGGGAAAGGAGCAGTTCCTGCCGATTGTCACTGGTCACCAGGGCGAGCCCGGATCGATCCTGACCCGGCTTGCGGCGGGTGATACCCCGTATCAATTGGCCAAGGGGGACAAGGTACTCTTCTCGGCAAATGTCATCCCGAACCCGATGAATGTAGGGAACCGGTACGTTATCGAGCAGCAACTTAAAATGGCCGGTGCACGGATTTTTACTGACCTGCACGTGAGCGGCCACGCGTACCGGGAAGACCACTACGAGTTTCTCGATATGCTCAAGCCCCAGCACATCATCCCTGCTCATGCCGACATGAAGATGACGGCAGGCTACGCCGACTTTGCCAGCGATCTCGGGTATACGCTGGATAACGATGTCCACCTGATGAGGAACGGGCAGCGGCTCAGGATAAAATAA
- a CDS encoding sodium-independent anion transporter, giving the protein MNLHALKQEWLSNIRGDSLAGMTVALALIPEAIAFSIIAGVSPMVGLYASICIAVIIAFVGGRPGMISAATGSMALIMIVLVRDYGLEYLLAATILTGILQLILGWLKVGRFITFVPYPVVLGFVNALAILIFLAQLPFFIGASWMMYAMVAGTLAIVYILPRFTKAIPSSLAAIVVMTAIAIGTGISVLTVGDIGTITRSLPLFHLPVVPISVETLLIILPYSVTLVIVGLLESLLTASIVDEMTDTKSDRNREVKGQGYANTITGFFGGMAGCAMIGQSVINIKSGATGRLSSLVAGLFLLFLIIALGDVLARIPMAALVGVMIMVALSTFDWKSVRELPKVPVSDAAIMVITIAIVVFTHDLAKGVIAGVVLAALVFGWRISAIHATSTVRSDGVKIYTVKGQVFFGTMEAFIDLFDYANDPERVEIDLTHSHIWDQSAVAAIAKVVDKYQQRGKSVYVTGLNAESQETLDKGFS; this is encoded by the coding sequence GTGAATCTGCACGCACTCAAACAAGAATGGCTATCCAATATCCGGGGAGACTCCCTTGCGGGCATGACCGTAGCCCTGGCCCTGATCCCCGAAGCGATTGCGTTTTCGATCATCGCTGGTGTCAGCCCCATGGTCGGACTGTACGCATCCATCTGCATTGCTGTCATAATTGCGTTTGTTGGCGGCAGGCCGGGCATGATCTCTGCGGCCACCGGGTCGATGGCGCTCATCATGATCGTGCTCGTGCGGGATTACGGGCTTGAGTACCTGCTCGCCGCGACTATTCTCACCGGGATTCTCCAACTCATTTTAGGGTGGCTGAAGGTCGGGCGGTTCATCACGTTCGTTCCCTATCCGGTTGTGCTCGGGTTCGTCAACGCCCTTGCTATCCTGATCTTCCTTGCCCAGCTGCCGTTCTTCATCGGTGCCTCATGGATGATGTACGCAATGGTCGCCGGCACGCTGGCCATTGTCTATATCCTTCCCCGGTTCACCAAAGCCATCCCCTCGTCCCTTGCCGCCATTGTCGTCATGACGGCGATTGCCATCGGTACCGGTATTTCGGTGCTGACGGTCGGGGATATCGGCACCATCACCCGTTCCCTGCCATTATTCCACCTGCCTGTTGTGCCGATCTCGGTCGAGACCCTGTTGATCATCCTGCCGTATTCCGTTACGCTGGTGATTGTCGGGCTGCTCGAATCGCTCCTGACCGCTTCGATTGTCGATGAGATGACCGATACGAAGAGCGACCGGAACCGCGAGGTTAAGGGACAGGGGTACGCCAACACCATCACCGGGTTCTTCGGGGGTATGGCCGGGTGCGCCATGATCGGCCAGTCGGTCATTAATATCAAGTCCGGGGCAACCGGACGACTCTCATCGCTGGTAGCCGGCCTGTTTCTCCTGTTCCTCATCATTGCGCTTGGTGACGTGCTGGCCCGGATCCCGATGGCAGCACTCGTGGGCGTCATGATCATGGTCGCCCTCAGCACCTTTGACTGGAAATCGGTCCGCGAACTGCCAAAAGTCCCGGTCAGCGATGCGGCAATCATGGTCATAACGATCGCCATCGTTGTGTTCACCCACGATCTGGCAAAAGGTGTTATTGCGGGCGTCGTTCTCGCAGCCCTGGTCTTCGGGTGGCGGATCTCGGCCATCCATGCAACGAGCACGGTCCGGAGCGACGGGGTCAAGATCTATACGGTAAAAGGGCAGGTCTTCTTCGGGACCATGGAGGCGTTCATCGATCTGTTCGATTATGCCAATGATCCGGAGCGGGTGGAGATCGACTTAACACACTCGCACATCTGGGACCAGTCAGCAGTAGCAGCGATTGCAAAAGTGGTGGACAAGTACCAGCAGCGGGGAAAATCGGTGTACGTAACCGGGCTGAATGCCGAGAGCCAGGAAACGCTCGATAAAGGATTTTCTTAA
- a CDS encoding universal stress protein encodes MFKKILLATDGSENANRAADAAISLAQGLSLPSITIAHIVTSPPSESRMVQAKFDVHSLLVEESHKSLSGTLARCDAAGITYTLKVAIGDPAQEILAHVAKEQIDLVVIGSRGLGTLKGVLIGSVSQKIAHLAPCPVLIVK; translated from the coding sequence ATGTTTAAGAAAATTTTACTTGCAACCGATGGATCCGAGAACGCCAACCGTGCAGCCGACGCGGCGATCAGTCTTGCACAGGGACTCTCTCTCCCGTCCATCACCATCGCCCATATCGTAACCTCACCTCCGTCTGAGTCCCGCATGGTGCAGGCGAAATTCGATGTTCACTCGCTGCTCGTAGAGGAATCGCATAAAAGCCTCAGCGGAACCCTCGCCAGGTGTGACGCAGCAGGCATTACCTATACGCTGAAAGTGGCCATCGGCGATCCGGCGCAGGAGATCCTTGCCCATGTCGCAAAAGAGCAGATCGATCTGGTGGTGATCGGGAGCCGGGGGTTAGGTACGCTCAAAGGAGTACTGATCGGCAGCGTCAGCCAGAAGATCGCTCACCTTGCTCCGTGCCCGGTCTTGATTGTGAAGTGA